In a single window of the Papaver somniferum cultivar HN1 chromosome 8, ASM357369v1, whole genome shotgun sequence genome:
- the LOC113304656 gene encoding argininosuccinate synthase, chloroplastic-like: MAQLRAISSSSSTNFVFNGANKPESALGRNQICYSNKFSSVSSGFNGNALVHNNLNLTRASNNKVIQAVAASEKVSVSPKTGGGLRGKLNKVVLAYSGGLDTSVIVPWLRENYGCEVVCFTADVGQGIKELDGLEAKAKASGACQLVVKDLQEEFVKDYIFPCLRAGAIYERKYLLGTSMARPVIAKAMVDVAKEVGADAVSHGCTGKGNDQVRFELTFFALNPELNVVAPWREWEITGREDAIEYAKKHNIPIPVTKKSIYSRDRNLWHLSHEGDILEDPANEPTKDMYMMSVDPEDAPDQPEYVEIGIVSGIPVSVNGKELSPASLLSQLNETGGRHGIGRIDMVENRLVGMKSRGVYETPGGTILFSAVRELESLTLDRETIQVKDQLALKYAELVYAGRWFDPLRESMDEFMKKITETTTGSVTLKLYKGSVTVTGRTSPYSLYRQDISSFESGQIYDQADAAGFIKLYGLPMRVRAMLEKGI; the protein is encoded by the exons ATGGCTCAGTTACGTGCtatttcatcttcttcctctacgAATTTCGTCTTCAATGGGGCTAACAAACCAG AATCAGCTTTAGGTCGTAATCAAATATGCTACTCGAACAAGTTTTCATCAGTGTCAAGTGGGTTTAACGGGAATGCCCTAGTTCACAACAATCTTAACCTCACTCGAGCTTCCAATAACAAAG TTATTCAGGCGGTTGCAGCGAGTGAAAAAGTTTCTGTGTCTCCAAAGACTGGTGGTGGTCTGCGTGGAAAGTTGAATAAAGTGGTTTTAGCTTATAGCGGTGGTTTGGATACCTCAGTTATTGTCCCGTGGCTAAG GGAGAATTATGGTTGCGAAGTTGTTTGCTTCACTGCCGATGTTGGACAA GGTATCAAGGAGTTGGATGGATTGGAAGCAAAAGCTAAAGCAAGTGGAGCTTGCCAGTTAGTTGTCAAGGATTTACAGGAAGAGTTTGTCAAAGATTACATTTTTCCTTGCTTGCGAGCTGGTGCCATCTACGAAAGGAAGTATTTGCTGGGAACTTCTATGGCGCGCCCTGTTATTGCCAAG GCCATGGTTGATGTCGCTAAAGAAGTTGGAGCTGATGCTGTTTCACATGGGTGCACAGGGAAGGGAAATGATCAG GTCCGGTTTGAACTCACCTTTTTTGCCCTGAATCCCGAACTCAACGTTGTAGCTCCATGGAGAGAGTGGGAAATTACAGGACGCGAAGATGCTATCGAGTATGCTAAGAAACACAATATACCTATTCCAGTGACCAAAAAATCTATCTACAGCAGAGACCGGAACCTGTGGCACCTTAGTCATGAG GGAGATATTCTGGAAGATCCAGCGAATGAACCAACGAAGGATATGTACATGATGTCAGTTGACCCTGAAGATGCACCCGACCAGCCTGA ATACGTTGAAATTGGAATAGTTTCCGGAATCCCCGTCTCAGTAAATGGGAAAGAGCTCTCTCCAGCATCACTCCTCTCACAGCTCAATGAAACTGGTGGGAGACATGGAATAGGCCGAATCGATATGGTTGAGAACCGTCTCGTGGGAATGAAAAGCCGTGGTGTATATGAGACGCCTGGTGGAACCATCCTCTTCTCTGCTGTTAGAGAGCTAGAATCTTTAACACTTGACCGTGAGACAATTCAGGTGAAAGATCAACTTGCCTTAAAATATGCAGAGCTAGTTTACGCAGGAAGGTGGTTCGATCCACTCCGCGAATCAATGGATGAATTTATGAAGAAAATTACAGAGACCACAACAGGATCTGTGACTCTAAAACTATACAAAGGATCAGTCACTGTAACAGGCAGAACAAGCCCATACAGCTTGTACAGGCAAGATATATCATCATTCGAGAGCGGACAGATTTATGATCAGGCTGATGCTGC